The proteins below come from a single Perca flavescens isolate YP-PL-M2 chromosome 8, PFLA_1.0, whole genome shotgun sequence genomic window:
- the LOC114559595 gene encoding uncharacterized protein LOC114559595, whose product MYLMYPGPYSTDIKLKYSKVFTNIGNAYNPATGFFTAPVNGVYYLQFTLKNLSPRDEGDEQTEQTTKQTTPDIWAEVRAVRDMVVELQVELRNMEARVKYSEGQVNQLKTELIVTKVHVEQLQRETSDLQTRLSSSESRIDQLERKNAVQEIRLTAIESKTRDLEEENADLQTRLSSSESRIDQLERKNAEKPKVAFYTALTEAGNVGPYNTDITLKYSKVFTNIGNAYNPATGFFTAPVNGVYYLQFTVCGSKKLYMAVFLYKNNQRIMYNHKVKEGGELDYFTNSVVLELKAGDEIHLDLPSDHAVFDDRNNYSTFSGSLLFPL is encoded by the exons atgtatttgatgTACCCTGGACCGTACAGCACAGACATCAAACTGAAATACAGCAAGGTCTTCACCAACATTGGCAATGCTTACAATCCAGCTACAG GTTTCTTCACAGCACCAGTCAACGGGGTCTACTATCTCCAGTTCACTCTGAAAAATCTAA GTCCAAGAGATGAAGGTGATGAACAGACTGAGCAGACCACAAAGCAAACCACCCCTGACATTTGGGCGGAGGTGAGGGCCGTCAGAGACATGGTGGTGGAGCTCCAGGTGGAGCTGAGGAACATGGAGGCCAGAGTGAAGTATAGCGAGGGCCAGGTGAATCAACTGAAAACTGAGCTGATCGTTACCAAGGTCCATGTGGagcagctgcagagagagacTTCTG ACTTGCAGACCAGACTGAGCAGCAGTGAGTCCAGGATTGACCAGCTGGAGAGAAAAAATGCAG TCCAAGAAATTAGACTGACTGCCATCGAGAGCAAAACAAGAGACCTTGAAGAAGAGAATGCAG ACTTGCAGACCAGACTGAGCAGCAGTGAGTCCAGGATTGACCAGCTGGAGAGAAAAAATGCAG aGAAACCGAAGGTGGCATTTTATACAGCTCTGACTGAAGCAGGAAATGTTGGACCGTACAACACAGACATCACACTGAAATACAGCAAGGTCTTCACCAACATTGGCAATGCTTACAATCCAGCTACAG GTTTCTTCACAGCACCAGTCAACGGGGTCTACTATCTCCAGTTCACTGTGTGTGGTTCCAAAAAACTTTATATGGCTGTATTTTTGTACAAGAACAACCAAAGGATCATGTATAATCATAAGGTAAAGGAAGGAGGGGAACTTGATTATTTCACTAACTCTGTTGTCTTGGAGCTGAAAGCAGGAGATGAAATTCACCTGGATCTCCCATCAGACCATGCAGTCTTTGATGATAGGAATAACTACAGCACCTTCAGTGGCTCTCTTCTCTTCCCACTATAA
- the LOC114560561 gene encoding charged multivesicular body protein 4b, with translation MPLFGKLCSGGEKARKMACPCQLKEMEKLPEREEMLMKKRDFLMTKIDQELQVAKKNGIRSRRVALQALRRKKCHEKHIKYIDCALKAMRSAHENIDILNEMNDLIKDITEEHDPTLDMSDTLHTSGSLGVEFDEDELLAELERLVKNLDPSLFEKDKTEERVPFVKVLSLTSPSQPAKMDEDEIEDDLEYLRRWAN, from the exons ATGCCTTTGTTTGGGAAGCTATGTAGTGGAGGAGAGAAGGCGAGAAAGATGGCCTGCCCCTGCCAACTAAAGGAGATGGAGAAACTCCCCGAGAGAGAGGAGATGCTGATGAAGAAGAGAGACTTTCTGATGACAAAGATCGACCAGGAACTTCAGGTGGCCAAGAAAAACGGCATTAGGAGCAGAAGAG TGGCTCTGCAGGCGCTGAGAAGAAAGAAGTGCCATGAGAAACACATCAAGTACATTGACTGTGCTCTTAAGGCCATGAGGTCCGCTCATGAAAATAT AGATATTCTCAACGAGATGAATGACCTGATCAAGGACATTACAGAGGAGCACGATCCCACTCTAGACATGTCAGACACCCTCCACACATCTGGGAGCCTTGGAGTGGAATTTGATGAG GATGAGCTGCTGGCAGAGCTGGAGAGGCTGGTGAAGAATCTGGATCCTAGTCTCTTTGAGAAGGACAAAACGGAAGAGAGAGTCCCTTTTGTCAAAGTGTTGTCCCTTACATCACCGTCCCAACCTG CCAAGATGGACGAAGATGAAATTGAAGATGATTTAGAGTATCTGCGGCGCTGGGCGAATTAA